CGGAGAGTAAAAATGAAAGTTCGTGCTTCCGTCAAGAAATTATGTCGTAACTGCAAAATTGTTAAGCGTAACGGTGTCGTTCGCGTAATTTGTAGTGCCGAACCAAAGCATAAACAGCGTCAAGGCTGATTTATCTTGCATATTTTTCTTGCAAAGTTGGGTTGAGCTGGCTAGATTAGCCAGCCAATCTTTTGTATGTGACTGCAATGCTATTTGAGTATCCTGAAAACGGGCTTTTCAGAATGGTATTGCTGTATAAAATAGTAGGAGTGCATAGTGGCCCGTATAGCAGGCATTAACATTCCTGATCAGAAACATACCGTTATCGCATTAACTGCGATCTACGGCATCGGTAAAACTCGCTCACAGGCTATCTGTGTTGCTGCGGGTATTGCTGAAAATGTTAAGATCAGTGAGCTGTCTGAAGAGCAAATCGAGAAGCTGCGTGACGAAGTTGCCAAGTACGTTGTAGAAGGTGATCTGCGTCGTGAGGTGACCCTGAGCATCAAGCGTCTGATGGACCTTGGGACTTATCGTGGTTTGCGTCATCGTCGTGGTCTACCAGTTCGCGGTCAGCGTACTAAGACCAACGCACGTACCCGTAAGGGTCCGCGTAAACCGATCAAGAAATAATCGGGGTGATTGAATAATGGCAAAGGCACCTATTCGTGCACGTAAGCGTGTAAGAAAGACAGTCTCTGACGGTGTGGCTCATATCCATGCTTCTTTCAACAACACCATCGTTACCATTACAGATCGTCAAGGTAACGCATTGGGTTGGGCAACAGCAGGTGGTTCCGGTTTCCGTGGATCTCGTAAGTCTACTCCGTTCGCAGCGCAAGTTGCAGCAGAGCGCTGCGCTGACGCAGTGAAAGAATACGGTATCAAGAATCTGGAAGTTATGGTTAAAGGACCTGGTCCGGGCCGTGAGTCTACTATCCGTGCGTTAAACGCGGCTGGTTTCCGCATCACTAATATTACTGATGTGACTCCGATCCCTCATAACGGTTGTCGTCCGCCGAAAAAGCGCCGCGTATAACGCTGCTTTTAGGTTTGTTGGAGAGAGAAAATGGCAAGATATTTGGGGCCTAAGCTCAAGCTGAGCCGTCGTGAGGGCACAGACTTATTCCTTAAGTCTGGCGTTCGTGCGATTGACACCAAGTGTAAGATCGAACAACCACCTGGCCAGCATGGTGCGCGTAAACCGCGTCTGTCTGACTACGGTGTGCAGTTACGTGAAAAACAAAAAGTTCGCCGTATCTATGGTGTTCTAGAACGTCAATTCCGTAACTACTATAAAGAAGCAGCACGTCTGAAAGGCAACACTGGTGCAAACCTGTTGCAACTGCTGGAAGGTCGTCTGGATAACGTAGTTTACCGTATGGGCTTTGGCGCAACTCGTGCTGAATCACGTCAGCTGGTTAGTCATAAAGCTATCATGGTAAATGGTCGCGTTGTTAACATCGCTTCTTATCAGGTATCTCCGAATGACGTAGTCAGCATCCGTGAGAAAGCTAAAAAGCAGTCTCGTGTTAAGGCAGCTTTGGAGCTGGCTGAGCAGCGTGAAAAGCCGACTTGGCTGGAAGTTGATGCTGTTAAGATGGAAGGTGTGTTCAAACGTATTCCTGAACGTACTGATCTATCTGCGGACATTAATGAACACCTGATCGTCGAGCTTTACTCTAAGTAAAGCTTAGTACCAAAGAGAGGACACAATGCAGGGTTCTGTGACAGAGTTTCTAAAACCGCGCCTGGTAGATATCGAGCAAGTCAGTTCGACGCACGCCAAGGTGACCCTTGAGCCGTTAGAGCGTGGCTTTGGCCATACTCTCGGCAACGCACTGCGCCGTATTCTGCTTTCATCTATGCCGGGTTGCGCGGTGACCGAGGTT
The window above is part of the Yersinia massiliensis genome. Proteins encoded here:
- the rpmJ gene encoding 50S ribosomal protein L36 codes for the protein MKVRASVKKLCRNCKIVKRNGVVRVICSAEPKHKQRQG
- the rpsM gene encoding 30S ribosomal protein S13, yielding MARIAGINIPDQKHTVIALTAIYGIGKTRSQAICVAAGIAENVKISELSEEQIEKLRDEVAKYVVEGDLRREVTLSIKRLMDLGTYRGLRHRRGLPVRGQRTKTNARTRKGPRKPIKK
- the rpsK gene encoding 30S ribosomal protein S11 gives rise to the protein MAKAPIRARKRVRKTVSDGVAHIHASFNNTIVTITDRQGNALGWATAGGSGFRGSRKSTPFAAQVAAERCADAVKEYGIKNLEVMVKGPGPGRESTIRALNAAGFRITNITDVTPIPHNGCRPPKKRRV
- the rpsD gene encoding 30S ribosomal protein S4, which encodes MARYLGPKLKLSRREGTDLFLKSGVRAIDTKCKIEQPPGQHGARKPRLSDYGVQLREKQKVRRIYGVLERQFRNYYKEAARLKGNTGANLLQLLEGRLDNVVYRMGFGATRAESRQLVSHKAIMVNGRVVNIASYQVSPNDVVSIREKAKKQSRVKAALELAEQREKPTWLEVDAVKMEGVFKRIPERTDLSADINEHLIVELYSK